The Trichomycterus rosablanca isolate fTriRos1 chromosome 22, fTriRos1.hap1, whole genome shotgun sequence genome has a window encoding:
- the prdm1b gene encoding PR domain zinc finger protein 1 yields MSDVQLYRITLREPKHHKPSNQDVMKLDQYLENLSEWKETDFALNCTYVVHDQPSEPDFSLPKAMTSIPRNLTFYYNSDNEVTGVFSKEYVPPGTRFGPLQGEIYAKEKVPPHANRKYFWRIYSDGQLHHFIDAYDVQRSNWMRYVNPAHTPAEQNLVACQNGRDVFFYSIRPVEPGRELLVWYSPEYTKRLCGHAYEHTDGVKTKHFGGDVTEAGLKTHHLPKWACHPKPSSDPYGPQSLETKKEKDAAEEDDENIDVEAIERDTPPSTPDTKVHTDVPHEPKHKAHPDIVFQSVSPQRDNLHLQGFHSERENLTQPYAVPPHSYHLLPPYDLHYNSLLVPPYTPPFPSMLPLRGPFCYNKMLANDHLAFPSLTPPGLLPNYPALHPHTSMEGRPLNTSPPQGAPATPEPSPQAKHSSDEAVNLSLASSPKMRSLTSSPSSLSSQYGPGYKSLPYPLKKQNGKIKYECNICCKTFGQLSNLKVHLRVHNGERPFQCQLCKKSFTQLAHLQKHHLVHTGEKPHECQVCRKRFSSTSNLKTHLRLHSGEKPYECKVCGTKFTQYIHLKLHRRMHSSSDRPHRCPLCHLGFLHDFSVRLHYRSGYCTPDSRPKSPALLQAVETLQRFDVSAEAEALPEDPSEAEVNTAFERWLEKDDRPESGHFKASVVERQQDRASVVRFCGEGRVD; encoded by the exons atgtcag aTGTACAGCTTTACCGTATAACCCTAAGAGAACCAAAGCATCACAAACCGAGTAATCAGGACGTGATGAAGCTGGATCAGTATCTGGAGAACCTGAGTGAATGGAAGGAGACAGACTTCGCCCTGAACTGCACCTACGTCGTTCACGATCAGCCGTCCGAACCGGATTTCAGCCTCCCTAAAGCCATGACGTCCATCCCTCGTAACCTGACCTTCTACTACAACTCTGACAACGAG GTGACCGGTGTGTTCAGTAAGGAGTACGTCCCCCCTGGCACACGCTTCGGACCCCTGCAGGGGGAAATCTACGCCAAAGAAAAGGTGCCACCTCATGCCAACAGGAAGTACTTCTGGAGG ATTTACTCTGACGGACAGCTTCACCACTTCATCGACGCCTATGACGTGCAGCGGAGCAACTGGATGCGTTACGTCAACCCGGCGCACACGCCGGCCGAGCAGAACCTGGTGGCCTGCCAGAACGGCCGGGATGTTTTCTTCTACTCCATCCGGCCTGTGGAACCGGGGCGTGAGCTGCTGGTGTGGTACAGTCCGGAGTACACCAAGAGGCTGTGCGGGCACGCTTATGAACACACGGACGGCGTCAAGACAA AGCACTTTGGCGGTGACGTGACTGAAGCTGGTCTGAAGACGCACCACCTGCCCAAGTGGGCCTGCCACCCCAAGCCGTCCTCAGATCCCTACGGTCCACAGAGTCtggaaacaaagaaagaaaaagatgcAGCTGAGGAAGATGACGAGAACATTGACGTGGAGGCCATCGAGAGGGACACTCCACCCAGCACGCCAGATACGAAGGTCCACACGGACGTCCCGCATGAACCGAAGCACAAAGCGCATCCTGATATTGTTTTTCAGTCAGTTTCCCCTCAACGAGACAATCTGCACCTCCAGGGCTTTCACAGTGAGAGGGAAAACCTGACTCAACCCTACGCTGTTCCACCTCACAGCTACCACCTCCTGCCTCCCTATGACCTTCACTACAACAGCTTGCTCGTGCCCCCGTACACACCACCCTTCCCCTCCATGCTGCCCCTCAGAGGACCTTTTTGCTACAACAAAATGCTGGCAAACGATCACTTGGCGTTTCCATCCCTGACCCCACCGGGCTTGCTCCCAAACTATCCCGCCCTGCACCCTCACACCAGCATGGAAGGGCGACCCCTGAACACCTCGCCTCCGCAGGGCGCCCCGGCCACCCCCGAACCTTCTCCGCAAGCGAAGCATTCATCAGACGAGGCCGTCAACCTCAGCCTTGCATCGTCGCCGAAAATGCGCTCTCTGACGTCCTCGCCGTCGTCTCTGTCCTCGCAGTACGGTCCGGGGTACAAGTCTCTGCCGTACCCGCTGAAAAAACAGAACGGCAAGATCAAGTACGAGTGCAACATCTGCTGCAAGACCTTCGGCCAGCTGTCCAACCTGAAG GTGCATTTGAGGGTACACAACGGTGAGCGGCCGTTTCAGTGTCAACTGTGCAAGAAAAGCTTCACCCAACTGGCTCACCTGCAGAAGCACCATCTCGtccacactggagagaaacctcaCGAGTGTCAG GTGTGCCGGAAGCGCTTCAGCAGCACCAGCAACCTAAAGACGCACCTGCGCCTCCACTCGGGAGAGAAGCCCTACGAGTGCAAGGTGTGCGGCACCAAGTTCACGCAGTACATCCATCTCAAGCTGCACCGCCGCATGCACAGCTCCAGCGACCGGCCCCACCGCTGCCCGCTCTGCCACCTGGGTTTCCTGCATGACTTCTCCGTAAGGCTGCATTACCGCTCGGGCTACTGCACCCCCGACTCCCGGCCCAAAAGTCCAGCGCTGCTCCAGGCTGTGGAGACCCTCCAGCGATTCGACGTCAGCGCAGAGGCCGAGGCTCTCCCGGAGGACCCGTCCGAGGCCGAGGTGAACACTGCTTTCGAGAGGTGGCTGGAAAAGGACGACAGACCCGAGAGCGGGCACTTCAAAGCCTCGGTCGTGGAGCGCCAGCAGGATAGAGCCAGCGTGGTACGTTTTTGTGGTGAAGGAAGAGTAGATTGA